Proteins encoded by one window of Cupriavidus sp. EM10:
- a CDS encoding ABC transporter ATP-binding protein, translating to MLKLENVHTHYGAVEALSGVSIEVNQGEIVTLIGSNGAGKTTLMMTVCGTPRASSGRVLFEGQDITRRNTHEIMRMGMAISPEGRRVFPSLTVLENLKMGGFFASRHEIEAGIEHVFKLFPRLNQRASQRAGTMSGGEQQMLAIGRALMSKPRLLLLDEPTLGLAPLIIAQIFDIIRTIREEGVTVFLVEQNANKALQVADRGYVLETGKVVLADTGANLLANDRIRAAYLGG from the coding sequence ATGCTGAAGCTGGAAAACGTCCATACCCACTACGGTGCCGTCGAGGCGCTGTCGGGCGTGTCGATCGAGGTCAACCAGGGCGAGATCGTCACGCTGATCGGCAGCAACGGCGCCGGCAAGACCACGCTGATGATGACCGTGTGCGGCACGCCGCGCGCATCGAGCGGCCGCGTGCTGTTCGAGGGCCAGGACATCACGCGCCGCAACACGCACGAGATCATGCGCATGGGCATGGCAATTTCGCCAGAAGGCCGGCGCGTATTTCCGAGCCTGACCGTGCTGGAGAACCTCAAGATGGGCGGCTTCTTTGCCAGCCGTCATGAGATCGAGGCCGGAATCGAGCACGTGTTCAAGCTGTTCCCGCGCCTGAACCAGCGCGCGAGCCAGCGGGCCGGGACGATGTCGGGCGGCGAGCAGCAGATGCTGGCCATCGGCCGCGCGCTGATGAGCAAGCCGCGCCTGCTGCTGCTGGACGAGCCCACGCTGGGCCTGGCGCCGCTGATCATCGCGCAGATCTTCGACATCATCCGCACCATCCGCGAAGAGGGCGTCACCGTGTTCCTGGTCGAGCAGAACGCCAACAAGGCGCTGCAGGTGGCCGACCGCGGCTACGTGCTGGAAACCGGCAAGGTGGTGCTGGCCGATACCGGCGCCAACCTGCTGGCCAACGACCGCATCCGCGCGGCATACCTGGGCGGTTGA
- the leuC gene encoding 3-isopropylmalate dehydratase large subunit gives MAKTLYDKLWDDHTVHVEEDGTTLLYIDRHLLHEVTSPQAFEGLKLAERPVWRISANLAVSDHNVPTTDRTQGIADPISKLQVDTLDANCDAFGITQFKMNDHRQGIVHVIGPEQGATLPGMTVVCGDSHTSTHGAFGALAHGIGTSEVEHVLATQTLLGKKAKNMLIKVEGKLPRGCTAKDIVLAIIGKIGTAGGTGYTMEFAGSAIRDLTMEGRMTVCNMAIEAGARAGLVAVDDVTLEYVKGRPYAPQGVEWEQAVGYWRTLHSDAGAHFDKVVELRAEDIRPQVTWGTSPEMVVSIEDRVPDPEKEKDSNKRNAMERALEYMNLQPNTPMEAINIDKVFIGSCTNSRIEDMRAAAWVVQKLGRKVASNVKLAMVVPGSGLVKEQAEREGLDKVFKAAGFEWREPGCSMCLAMNADRLEPGERCASTSNRNFEGRQGAGGRTHLVSPAMAAAAAIEGHFVDIRKLG, from the coding sequence ATGGCCAAGACGCTCTACGACAAACTCTGGGATGACCACACCGTCCACGTCGAGGAAGACGGCACCACGCTGCTCTACATCGACCGTCATCTGCTGCATGAAGTGACCAGCCCGCAGGCCTTCGAAGGCCTGAAGCTGGCGGAGCGTCCGGTATGGCGCATCAGCGCGAACCTGGCCGTGTCGGACCACAACGTGCCGACCACCGACCGCACGCAGGGCATCGCCGACCCGATCTCGAAGCTCCAGGTCGATACGCTGGACGCCAACTGCGACGCCTTCGGCATCACGCAGTTCAAGATGAACGATCACCGCCAGGGCATCGTCCACGTGATCGGGCCCGAGCAGGGCGCCACGCTGCCCGGCATGACCGTGGTCTGCGGCGATTCGCACACCAGCACCCACGGCGCGTTCGGCGCGCTGGCGCATGGCATCGGCACGTCGGAAGTGGAACACGTGCTGGCCACCCAGACGCTGCTGGGCAAGAAGGCGAAGAACATGCTGATCAAGGTGGAAGGCAAGCTGCCGCGCGGCTGCACCGCCAAGGACATCGTGCTGGCCATCATCGGCAAGATCGGCACGGCCGGCGGCACCGGCTACACGATGGAATTCGCCGGCTCCGCCATCCGCGACCTGACCATGGAAGGGCGCATGACGGTCTGCAACATGGCCATCGAAGCCGGCGCACGTGCCGGCCTGGTGGCCGTGGACGACGTCACGCTCGAATACGTGAAGGGCCGCCCGTACGCGCCGCAGGGCGTGGAATGGGAGCAGGCCGTTGGCTACTGGCGCACGCTGCACTCGGACGCCGGCGCCCACTTCGACAAGGTGGTGGAACTGCGCGCCGAGGACATCCGTCCGCAGGTGACGTGGGGCACGTCGCCCGAGATGGTCGTCAGCATCGAAGACCGCGTGCCGGATCCCGAGAAGGAAAAGGATTCGAACAAGCGCAACGCCATGGAGCGCGCGCTGGAGTACATGAACCTGCAGCCGAACACGCCGATGGAAGCGATCAACATCGACAAGGTGTTCATCGGTTCGTGCACCAACAGCCGGATCGAGGACATGCGCGCCGCCGCGTGGGTGGTGCAGAAGCTGGGCCGCAAGGTGGCATCGAACGTGAAGCTCGCGATGGTGGTGCCGGGTTCGGGCCTGGTCAAGGAACAGGCCGAGCGCGAAGGACTGGACAAGGTCTTCAAGGCTGCCGGCTTCGAATGGCGCGAACCGGGCTGCTCGATGTGCCTGGCGATGAACGCCGACCGCCTGGAACCGGGCGAGCGCTGCGCGTCCACGTCGAACCGCAACTTCGAAGGCCGCCAGGGCGCCGGTGGCCGTACGCACCTGGTCAGCCCGGCCATGGCTGCCGCGGCTGCGATCGAGGGGCATTTCGTCGACATCCGCAAGCTCGGCTGA
- the livG gene encoding high-affinity branched-chain amino acid ABC transporter ATP-binding protein LivG, which yields MSTEMLKVSGLQMRFGGLLAVDGIEFDVRRDEVFAIIGPNGAGKTTVFNCVGGFYKPTAGEVMLDGHSIARKPSHVVARHGLVRTFQNIRLFKQLTVVENLMVAQHRQVKAGLLRGLLATPAYRRAEREALERAAEWLERMGLTSVANREAGTLSYGHQRRLEIARCMITKPRLLMLDEPAAGLNPQEKLELQQLIDRLRREFNISVLLIEHDMSLVMGVSDRILVMEHGKPIMIGKPDEVRNDPRVIKAYLGED from the coding sequence ATGAGCACTGAAATGCTGAAAGTATCGGGCCTGCAGATGCGCTTCGGCGGCCTGCTGGCCGTGGACGGCATCGAGTTCGATGTGCGTCGCGACGAGGTCTTTGCCATCATCGGCCCGAACGGCGCCGGCAAGACCACCGTGTTCAACTGCGTGGGCGGCTTCTACAAGCCCACGGCCGGCGAGGTGATGCTGGACGGCCATTCGATCGCGCGCAAGCCGAGCCATGTGGTTGCACGCCACGGACTGGTGCGCACGTTCCAGAACATCCGCCTGTTCAAGCAGCTGACCGTCGTGGAAAACCTGATGGTTGCCCAGCACCGGCAGGTCAAGGCCGGGCTGCTGCGCGGCCTGCTGGCCACGCCCGCCTATCGCCGCGCCGAGCGCGAGGCGCTGGAGCGTGCCGCCGAATGGCTGGAGCGCATGGGCCTGACCAGCGTGGCCAACCGCGAGGCGGGCACGCTGTCGTACGGCCACCAGCGCCGGCTGGAAATCGCGCGCTGCATGATCACCAAGCCGCGCCTGCTGATGCTGGACGAGCCGGCGGCCGGCCTGAACCCGCAGGAAAAGCTCGAGCTGCAGCAGCTGATCGACAGGCTGCGCCGCGAGTTCAACATCTCGGTGCTGCTGATCGAGCACGACATGAGCCTGGTGATGGGCGTGTCGGACCGCATCCTGGTGATGGAGCACGGCAAGCCGATCATGATCGGCAAGCCCGACGAAGTGCGCAACGACCCGCGCGTGATCAAGGCCTACCTGGGAGAGGACTGA
- the asd gene encoding aspartate-semialdehyde dehydrogenase, with protein MIVGLVGWRGMVGSVLMQRMQEEGDFDHIEPVFFSTSNAGGKAPAMAKNETTLKDANDIEALKKCDVVLTAQGGDYTNDVFPRLRAAGWNGYWIDAASSLRMKDDAIIVLDPVNLGVIKDALSKGVKNFIGGNCTVSCMMMGLGGLFQHDLIEWMTSMTYQAASGGGAQHMRELLTQFGTLNAAVKPLLDNPASAILEIDRQILSTQHGLSADETKQFGVPLAGNLIPWIDKDLGNGVSKEEWKGGAETNKILGRGEGFVGATGASPIAVDGLCVRIGAMRCHSQALTIKLRRDVPLDEIEGMLAANNQWAKVVPNTREASMKDLTPAAVTGTLTIPVGRLRKMQMGGEYLSAFTVGDQLLWGAAEPLRRMLRILIEG; from the coding sequence ATGATTGTAGGTCTCGTCGGTTGGCGAGGAATGGTCGGCAGCGTCCTGATGCAGCGTATGCAGGAAGAGGGCGATTTCGACCATATCGAGCCCGTTTTCTTCAGCACGTCCAACGCCGGCGGCAAGGCCCCGGCCATGGCGAAGAATGAAACCACGCTGAAAGACGCGAACGACATCGAAGCACTGAAGAAGTGCGACGTCGTGCTCACCGCCCAGGGCGGCGACTACACGAACGATGTGTTCCCGCGCCTGCGGGCCGCCGGCTGGAACGGCTACTGGATCGACGCCGCGTCGTCGCTGCGCATGAAGGACGACGCCATCATCGTCCTGGATCCGGTCAATCTCGGCGTGATCAAGGACGCACTCTCGAAGGGCGTCAAGAACTTCATCGGCGGCAACTGCACGGTCAGCTGCATGATGATGGGCCTGGGCGGCCTGTTCCAGCACGACCTGATCGAGTGGATGACCTCGATGACGTACCAGGCAGCTTCGGGCGGCGGTGCCCAGCACATGCGCGAACTGCTGACCCAGTTCGGTACGCTGAACGCCGCGGTCAAGCCGCTGCTGGACAATCCGGCTTCGGCCATCCTGGAAATCGACCGCCAGATCCTGTCGACCCAGCACGGCCTGTCGGCTGACGAGACCAAGCAGTTCGGCGTGCCGCTGGCCGGCAACCTGATTCCCTGGATCGACAAGGATTTGGGTAACGGCGTTTCCAAGGAAGAATGGAAGGGCGGCGCCGAGACCAACAAGATCCTGGGTCGTGGCGAAGGCTTCGTCGGCGCAACCGGCGCCAGCCCGATCGCGGTGGACGGCCTGTGCGTGCGGATCGGCGCGATGCGCTGCCATTCGCAGGCGCTCACGATCAAGCTGCGCCGCGATGTGCCGCTGGACGAGATCGAAGGCATGCTGGCCGCCAACAACCAGTGGGCCAAGGTCGTGCCGAACACGCGTGAAGCCAGCATGAAGGACCTGACGCCGGCCGCCGTGACGGGCACGCTGACGATTCCGGTCGGCCGACTGCGCAAGATGCAGATGGGTGGCGAGTACCTGTCCGCCTTCACGGTGGGCGATCAGCTGCTGTGGGGCGCCGCCGAGCCCCTGCGGCGTATGCTGCGCATTCTGATCGAGGGTTGA
- the leuD gene encoding 3-isopropylmalate dehydratase small subunit: protein MEKFTVHSGLVAPLDRENVDTDAIIPKQFLKSIKRTGFGPNLFDEWRYKDVGQPGQDNSKRPLNPDFVLNQPRYQGASILLARNNFGCGSSREHAPWALTQYGFRAVIAPSFADIFFNNCYKNGLLPVVLTELQVDHLFNETVAFPGYQLTIDLDKQVVVTAGGNSYPFDIAPFRKYCMLNGFDDIGLTLRQKDKIKSYEAERLTKMPWLGNRVVG, encoded by the coding sequence ATGGAAAAGTTCACCGTACACAGCGGCCTCGTGGCGCCGCTCGATCGTGAAAACGTCGACACCGACGCGATCATCCCGAAGCAGTTCCTGAAGTCGATCAAGCGCACGGGCTTCGGCCCGAACCTGTTCGACGAATGGCGCTACAAGGACGTGGGCCAGCCGGGCCAGGACAACAGCAAGCGTCCGCTGAACCCGGACTTCGTGCTGAACCAGCCGCGCTACCAGGGCGCGTCGATCCTGCTGGCGCGCAACAACTTCGGCTGCGGCAGCTCGCGCGAGCACGCACCGTGGGCGCTCACGCAATACGGCTTCCGCGCCGTGATCGCGCCCAGCTTTGCCGACATCTTCTTCAACAACTGCTACAAGAACGGCCTGCTGCCGGTGGTGCTGACCGAACTCCAGGTCGACCACCTGTTCAACGAGACCGTTGCATTCCCGGGCTACCAGCTGACGATCGACCTGGACAAGCAGGTCGTGGTGACGGCCGGCGGCAACAGCTATCCGTTCGATATCGCCCCGTTCCGCAAGTACTGCATGCTGAACGGCTTCGACGACATCGGCCTGACGCTGCGCCAGAAGGACAAGATCAAGTCCTACGAGGCCGAGCGCCTGACGAAGATGCCGTGGCTGGGCAACCGCGTGGTGGGCTGA
- the leuB gene encoding 3-isopropylmalate dehydrogenase, with the protein MKIAVLPGDGIGPEIIAEAVKVLNALDEKFEMETAPVGGAGYEAEGHPLPENTLKLAKEADAILFGAVGDWKYDSLERPLRPEQAILGLRKHLQLFANFRPAICYPELTGASSLKPELVAGLDILIVRELNGDIYFGQPRGVREAPDGLFKGAREGFDTMRYSEPEIRRIAHVAFQAAAKRGKKLCSVDKANVLETFQFWKDIVIDVSKEYPDVELSHMYVDNAAMQLVKAPKSFDVIVTGNMFGDILSDEAAMLTGSIGMLPSASLDANNKGLYEPSHGSAPDIAGKGVANPLATILSAAMMLRYSLNRAEQADRIENAVKKVLAQGYRTGDILTPGCKQVGTKEMGDAVLAAL; encoded by the coding sequence ATGAAGATTGCAGTCCTGCCGGGCGACGGCATCGGCCCCGAAATCATTGCCGAAGCCGTCAAGGTGCTGAACGCCCTCGACGAGAAGTTCGAAATGGAAACCGCCCCGGTGGGCGGGGCCGGCTACGAGGCCGAAGGCCATCCGCTGCCGGAAAACACGCTGAAGCTGGCCAAGGAGGCTGACGCCATCCTGTTCGGCGCCGTGGGCGACTGGAAGTACGACAGCCTGGAGCGCCCGCTGCGCCCGGAGCAGGCCATCCTGGGCCTGCGCAAGCACCTGCAGCTGTTTGCCAACTTCCGCCCGGCGATCTGCTATCCGGAACTGACCGGCGCATCGAGCCTGAAGCCCGAGCTGGTGGCCGGCCTGGACATCCTGATCGTGCGCGAACTGAACGGCGACATCTACTTCGGCCAGCCGCGCGGCGTGCGCGAGGCGCCGGACGGCCTGTTCAAGGGCGCCCGCGAAGGCTTCGACACGATGCGCTACAGCGAGCCGGAAATCCGCCGCATCGCCCACGTGGCGTTCCAGGCCGCCGCCAAGCGCGGCAAGAAGCTGTGCAGCGTGGACAAGGCCAACGTACTGGAAACGTTCCAGTTCTGGAAGGACATCGTGATCGATGTCAGCAAGGAATATCCGGACGTCGAGCTGTCCCACATGTACGTGGACAACGCCGCGATGCAACTGGTGAAGGCCCCGAAGAGCTTCGACGTGATCGTCACCGGCAACATGTTCGGCGACATCCTGTCGGACGAGGCCGCCATGCTGACCGGCTCGATCGGCATGCTGCCGTCGGCTTCGCTGGATGCCAACAACAAGGGCCTGTACGAACCGTCGCACGGCTCGGCTCCGGACATCGCCGGCAAGGGCGTGGCCAATCCGCTGGCCACGATCCTGTCCGCCGCGATGATGCTGCGCTACTCGCTGAACCGCGCCGAGCAGGCCGACCGCATCGAGAACGCCGTCAAGAAGGTACTGGCCCAGGGCTACCGCACGGGCGATATCCTGACGCCGGGCTGCAAGCAGGTCGGTACGAAGGAAATGGGCGACGCAGTGCTGGCGGCGCTGTAA
- a CDS encoding high-affinity branched-chain amino acid ABC transporter permease LivM — MTQATSISRASVPQASVSDTLKNAVTAAVLTAILTIPVLGLQLKLDGYKVVLEPHWRPVWIAVGLVFLFQLCKPFLLRARSAVTLPSVPAMGAKQQRAAVWVLLVVGLVFPFFGSRGAVDVATLALIYVILGLGLNIVVGYAGLLDLGYVGFYAVGGYTYALLNQYFGLTFWECLPLAAGLAATFGFVLGFPVLRLRGDYLAIVTLGFGEIIRLLLNNLTSLTGGPDGVSGIPKPSVFGIEMARSASVEGVKTFHELIGIPYAGQHMVIWLYLLALLLVGFTLFVTSRLIRMPMGRAWEALREDEIACRSLGLNPTRIKLSAFTLGASFAGLAGAFFAARQGLVNPESFTFIESALILAVVVLGGMGSQLGVILAAILLTILPEVARDFAEYRMLIFGLVMVLMMMWRPQGLLPASRPHVELPR; from the coding sequence ATGACTCAAGCGACTTCGATTTCGCGGGCGTCGGTCCCGCAGGCGTCGGTCTCCGACACGCTCAAGAATGCTGTGACCGCCGCCGTGCTGACGGCCATCCTGACCATCCCCGTGCTGGGCCTGCAGCTCAAGCTCGACGGGTACAAGGTGGTACTGGAGCCGCACTGGCGTCCGGTTTGGATCGCCGTGGGCCTGGTGTTCCTGTTCCAGCTCTGCAAGCCATTCCTGCTGCGCGCGCGCAGTGCCGTGACGCTGCCGTCGGTGCCTGCCATGGGCGCGAAGCAGCAGCGCGCGGCCGTGTGGGTGCTGCTGGTGGTGGGCCTGGTGTTTCCGTTCTTCGGCTCGCGCGGCGCGGTGGACGTGGCCACGCTGGCGCTGATCTACGTGATCCTGGGCCTGGGCCTCAATATCGTGGTGGGCTATGCCGGCCTGCTCGACCTGGGCTACGTGGGCTTCTATGCGGTGGGTGGCTATACCTATGCGCTGCTGAACCAGTATTTCGGCCTGACGTTCTGGGAATGCCTGCCGCTGGCGGCCGGCCTGGCCGCCACGTTCGGCTTCGTCCTGGGCTTCCCGGTGCTGCGCCTGCGCGGCGACTACCTGGCCATCGTGACGCTGGGCTTCGGTGAAATCATCCGCCTGCTGCTGAACAACCTGACCAGCCTGACCGGCGGCCCGGATGGCGTGTCGGGGATTCCGAAGCCGTCCGTGTTCGGTATCGAAATGGCGCGCAGTGCCAGCGTGGAAGGCGTGAAGACGTTCCATGAGCTGATCGGCATCCCCTATGCCGGCCAGCACATGGTGATCTGGCTGTATCTGCTGGCGCTGCTGCTGGTGGGCTTCACGCTGTTCGTCACAAGCCGCCTGATCCGCATGCCGATGGGCCGCGCCTGGGAGGCGCTGCGCGAGGACGAGATCGCCTGCCGTTCGCTGGGCCTGAATCCGACGCGCATCAAGCTGTCGGCCTTCACGCTGGGCGCGTCGTTCGCCGGCCTGGCCGGTGCGTTCTTTGCCGCGCGCCAGGGCCTGGTCAATCCGGAATCGTTCACGTTCATCGAATCGGCGCTGATCCTGGCCGTGGTGGTGCTGGGCGGCATGGGCTCGCAGCTGGGCGTGATCCTGGCGGCCATCCTGCTGACGATCCTGCCCGAAGTGGCGCGCGACTTTGCCGAATACCGCATGCTGATCTTCGGCCTGGTGATGGTGTTGATGATGATGTGGCGTCCGCAGGGCCTGCTGCCCGCTAGCCGTCCCCACGTGGAGCTGCCGCGATGA
- a CDS encoding entericidin A/B family lipoprotein, with translation MKKIVITLLACLGMLQLAGCNTIAGFGKDTQAAGQALENTARK, from the coding sequence ATGAAAAAGATCGTGATCACACTGCTGGCATGCCTGGGCATGCTGCAACTGGCTGGCTGCAACACGATTGCCGGCTTTGGCAAGGACACGCAGGCTGCCGGGCAGGCGCTCGAGAACACCGCCCGGAAGTAA